In Acidianus brierleyi, one genomic interval encodes:
- a CDS encoding ABC transporter substrate-binding protein: MSKKLRKALGKTALIAIVVILVIAVAGGIGYYMTTPHHPTVTKVTINYYDDLAPSEAKVFDDYIIPKFEALYPNITVHLTVESAPSMVDTIESLEKGNDVGPTVIAEDNMIIGELLYAGDLMNLTPYESTIAPSSMIPSMVNLMHYEQSVYHGIYFIPFRGNIPLVWYNKTVFSELHLPLPQNWTQLMQDAKIIYQKTGVKPVMFQGHGGASTSTELYQWMVQAGGNPFVFNDSGDIRAFTYLDELSAYMNPQYVHGYWGSYKGLADGEYYILDYQWPYIYTTMQSEGINVTNIGFYPGPAGPVNSDHLVGGDVLAIPKGATHLHDLLLFVRFLLSTQVQRDIITILGEPAVNAKAYQNLPSNISALFKAEEEAFQNAFFREPVPWISYWNTIADKVFDQIVVNHAPVSEIPSILSGANAEMYTYLKTTYNSTVANEYEEGMFQPLYG; this comes from the coding sequence ATGAGTAAGAAATTAAGAAAAGCCTTAGGTAAGACTGCTTTGATAGCGATAGTAGTTATCTTAGTAATAGCAGTAGCAGGCGGGATAGGATATTATATGACAACACCTCATCACCCAACAGTTACTAAAGTAACGATAAATTATTACGATGATCTTGCTCCTTCAGAAGCTAAAGTATTTGATGATTATATAATTCCAAAATTCGAAGCGCTCTATCCTAATATTACTGTTCATTTAACTGTAGAGAGCGCTCCTAGTATGGTGGATACAATAGAATCGTTAGAAAAAGGAAATGACGTTGGACCTACAGTAATAGCTGAAGATAACATGATTATAGGTGAGCTGTTATATGCTGGAGACCTCATGAATTTAACTCCTTATGAATCTACTATAGCTCCTTCCAGCATGATTCCTTCAATGGTTAATTTAATGCATTATGAACAATCAGTATATCATGGCATATATTTTATTCCATTTAGAGGAAATATTCCATTAGTATGGTATAATAAAACAGTATTTAGTGAGCTTCATTTACCTTTGCCACAAAATTGGACTCAACTAATGCAGGATGCTAAAATAATATACCAGAAAACTGGAGTTAAACCAGTTATGTTCCAAGGACATGGTGGTGCTAGTACTTCAACTGAATTATACCAGTGGATGGTACAAGCAGGAGGAAATCCATTCGTTTTCAATGATTCTGGAGATATAAGGGCATTTACATACCTAGATGAGCTTTCAGCTTATATGAATCCGCAATATGTTCACGGATATTGGGGTAGCTATAAGGGTTTGGCAGATGGTGAATATTATATTCTAGATTATCAATGGCCATACATATACACTACAATGCAATCTGAGGGAATAAACGTAACAAATATAGGATTCTATCCTGGTCCTGCAGGTCCAGTAAATAGTGATCATTTAGTTGGTGGTGACGTGTTAGCTATACCAAAGGGTGCTACTCATTTACATGACTTATTACTGTTTGTAAGGTTCCTATTATCAACTCAAGTCCAGAGGGATATAATAACAATATTAGGAGAACCTGCAGTTAACGCCAAAGCTTATCAGAATTTACCATCTAACATTTCAGCATTGTTTAAAGCTGAAGAAGAAGCGTTCCAGAACGCGTTCTTTAGAGAACCTGTACCGTGGATTAGCTATTGGAATACTATAGCTGATAAAGTATTTGATCAAATAGTAGTAAATCATGCTCCAGTTTCCGAAATTCCATCAATATTAAGCGGTGCTAATGCGGAGATGTATACGTACTTAAAGACAACGTACAACTCTACGGTGGCTAACGAATACGAAGAAGGAATGTTCCAGCCACTCTATGGGTGA
- a CDS encoding carbohydrate ABC transporter permease, with product MNQNLRYLFFTLPAIIYVGVFAFYPSFDAIYLSFLNNAGQFTLNNYKELFYFNIYGTILNTIIVTVGALLIQLFLGLGIASLLTREFKGKKAFSTLTIIPMGVATIVAAITFSFIFQTTGGYANSFLHLLHLPTINWYSNTYISLLVVMISDSWKNTPIVTLILLSGMMSIPKDLYYAASLDGAGPIRRFVHVTLPNLKKFIAIALIIRGVSEFNIFALPLVLIGYHPALLTTLAYDLYSTTTIYLSSAAAVILLAFISVLIILNIKLGGKR from the coding sequence TTGAATCAAAATCTAAGATATCTATTTTTTACCCTTCCAGCTATTATTTATGTTGGAGTTTTCGCTTTTTACCCTTCATTTGATGCTATTTATTTAAGTTTCTTAAATAATGCAGGTCAATTTACACTTAATAATTATAAAGAATTATTTTATTTTAACATTTATGGAACTATTTTAAATACAATAATAGTTACCGTAGGTGCTTTATTGATACAACTATTTTTAGGTTTAGGTATAGCCTCTCTTCTAACTAGGGAGTTTAAGGGTAAGAAGGCATTTTCTACTTTGACTATAATACCAATGGGAGTTGCTACCATTGTCGCCGCAATTACTTTCTCTTTTATCTTTCAAACTACGGGAGGCTATGCTAATTCCTTCTTACATTTATTACATTTACCAACTATTAATTGGTATTCTAATACTTACATTTCTCTTTTAGTAGTAATGATATCAGATAGTTGGAAAAATACTCCTATAGTTACACTAATATTATTGTCTGGAATGATGTCAATACCAAAAGATCTTTATTACGCTGCATCGCTAGACGGTGCAGGGCCTATAAGAAGATTTGTTCATGTTACTTTGCCTAACTTAAAGAAATTTATAGCTATAGCCTTAATAATAAGGGGGGTTAGCGAATTTAACATATTTGCACTGCCCTTAGTCTTAATAGGATATCACCCTGCACTTCTCACCACATTAGCTTATGATTTATATTCAACTACAACAATTTACTTATCTTCAGCAGCTGCAGTAATTCTCTTAGCCTTTATTTCAGTTTTGATAATATTAAATATAAAACTAGGTGGTAAGAGATGA
- a CDS encoding carbohydrate ABC transporter permease yields MKLSYIAVIIFSIYFLLPLYILVMIAFSPAKYTIESLYPPLTFKSFTLNNLVYAFTQYDFIHPFIKSLSVATLVGILGLVIGIPAGYGLSRLPGKIAYPLLVLLLVTNMVPGIVVAIPISAEFIRLHLFDSIPGLALVQELITLPLATFIMQGTFSAVPREIEYQARIDGASTLSYFKNVLIPTALPGIIAAFLISWMFSWDEFTYAIIISPIHPTLPVEIYVNITRGNELAAVAFSLVFTIPVIILTLFLQKYLKGEYLAGGVKA; encoded by the coding sequence ATGAAACTTTCATATATTGCAGTAATTATATTTTCAATTTATTTCCTTTTACCACTTTATATTCTAGTAATGATAGCCTTTAGTCCTGCAAAATATACTATAGAATCTCTTTATCCACCACTTACCTTTAAGTCGTTTACGCTGAATAATTTGGTATATGCATTTACTCAATATGATTTTATACATCCCTTTATCAAGAGTCTTTCAGTAGCTACTTTAGTAGGAATATTAGGATTAGTAATAGGTATTCCAGCGGGATATGGATTAAGTAGATTACCAGGGAAGATAGCTTATCCATTATTGGTTTTACTTCTAGTAACCAATATGGTTCCTGGAATAGTAGTTGCTATACCTATTAGTGCGGAATTCATAAGACTCCATCTATTTGATTCGATTCCTGGATTAGCTTTAGTTCAAGAGCTAATAACATTACCCTTAGCTACATTTATAATGCAAGGTACTTTTTCTGCTGTTCCAAGAGAGATTGAATATCAAGCTAGAATAGATGGAGCTTCTACTTTATCCTATTTTAAGAACGTATTAATACCTACTGCATTACCTGGAATAATAGCCGCATTCCTTATTTCATGGATGTTTTCTTGGGATGAATTTACGTACGCAATAATAATTTCTCCAATACACCCTACTTTACCAGTAGAAATTTACGTAAATATAACAAGAGGAAACGAATTGGCAGCAGTAGCGTTTTCTCTTGTATTCACAATTCCTGTAATTATTCTCACACTTTTCTTACAAAAATATCTAAAAGGTGAATATTTAGCAGGAGGTGTAAAAGCATGA
- a CDS encoding ABC transporter ATP-binding protein, with protein sequence MIQFQDLTKRYGNKVILDGVTETIETGEFFVILGPSGAGKSTLLKVIAGIEKLDKGKIIVDGKDITNLPPEKRNVAMVFQNYALYPNMTVYDNIAFPLKMKRMKREEIEKKVERVAKLLGISDILKMNVTKISGGQQQRVAIARAIIREPSFYLLDEPLSNLDARVRFVARGELKRIQKELNGTFIYVTHDQKEAMSLADRVAVLHNGKFEQVGVPMELYEYPRTKWVGEFIGDFPMNFLPGKVVGIEGIEIGFRPGWTKLGGELKGIVESVEVLGEMIYLFCKVDDNKVIIESKEMYDVGDEVTFSVIKFRRFKDGFLIDKE encoded by the coding sequence ATGATTCAATTTCAAGACTTAACAAAAAGATATGGAAATAAGGTAATATTAGACGGGGTAACAGAAACTATAGAAACTGGAGAATTTTTTGTAATCTTAGGACCTAGCGGTGCTGGTAAAAGTACGTTACTTAAAGTTATTGCAGGAATAGAAAAATTAGATAAAGGTAAAATAATAGTTGATGGAAAGGATATTACTAATTTACCGCCCGAAAAAAGAAACGTTGCCATGGTATTTCAAAATTATGCTTTGTACCCAAACATGACTGTTTATGATAATATAGCGTTTCCATTAAAAATGAAGAGAATGAAAAGAGAAGAAATAGAGAAGAAAGTAGAAAGAGTAGCTAAGCTATTGGGAATTTCAGATATATTGAAAATGAACGTTACTAAGATAAGCGGAGGTCAACAACAAAGAGTAGCAATTGCCAGAGCAATAATTAGAGAACCTTCTTTTTATCTTCTTGACGAACCCTTATCAAATTTAGATGCTAGAGTTAGGTTTGTAGCTAGAGGAGAATTAAAAAGAATTCAGAAGGAACTTAACGGAACATTCATTTACGTTACTCATGATCAAAAGGAAGCCATGAGCTTAGCAGATAGAGTAGCAGTTCTTCATAATGGAAAATTCGAACAAGTAGGTGTGCCAATGGAACTTTACGAATATCCTAGGACAAAATGGGTTGGAGAGTTTATAGGAGATTTTCCGATGAATTTTCTACCAGGAAAAGTAGTTGGTATAGAAGGTATAGAAATAGGATTTAGGCCAGGTTGGACAAAACTAGGTGGTGAACTAAAGGGTATAGTAGAATCTGTGGAAGTCTTAGGAGAAATGATTTACCTCTTCTGTAAGGTAGACGATAATAAGGTAATTATAGAATCAAAGGAAATGTATGACGTTGGAGACGAGGTTACGTTTAGTGTGATAAAATTCAGAAGATTTAAGGATGGTTTTCTCATTGACAAGGAATAA
- the cas6 gene encoding CRISPR-associated endoribonuclease Cas6 — MIYNFNFTLRVKNEVIIQPFSSKISRIAISNVSQYYVKNTDSPGIKPFRVTAIKDSKPLFSTGKKFLKLIPDKNYSFTLTSVSEELFNEVVNTPSLRFKTYSTEAEIELKNVEIINQQDIILEDSDSYYIQFLTPTLLQPPRPSFKRKRNRYVLFPYSPFILSSLATHWNNFSNIKISGISGLKSLYYFREVSYNLMPITVPYDKGKVRGFTGWVKFALDARRNSKLRENIRRLLAYGNYFGVGKSRAIGFGEIRAFPKNQN; from the coding sequence ATGATTTATAATTTCAACTTTACACTGAGAGTTAAAAATGAAGTTATAATACAGCCTTTCAGTTCTAAAATTTCAAGAATTGCGATATCTAACGTTTCGCAATATTATGTAAAGAACACTGACTCACCTGGGATAAAACCCTTTAGAGTTACTGCTATAAAAGATTCCAAACCTCTATTCTCTACTGGTAAAAAATTTCTTAAGCTAATTCCAGATAAAAATTATTCATTTACTTTAACTTCTGTTTCTGAAGAATTATTTAATGAAGTAGTCAATACCCCTTCTTTAAGATTTAAAACTTACTCTACAGAAGCAGAGATTGAACTTAAGAACGTTGAAATTATAAATCAACAAGATATTATTTTAGAGGACTCAGATTCTTATTATATACAGTTTTTAACGCCAACGTTGTTACAGCCTCCAAGGCCTTCATTTAAAAGGAAGAGGAATCGTTATGTTCTTTTTCCTTACTCACCTTTTATTCTTTCCTCTTTAGCTACTCATTGGAATAATTTCTCTAATATCAAGATTTCAGGTATTAGTGGGTTAAAATCCCTTTATTATTTTAGGGAAGTATCCTATAATTTAATGCCTATTACTGTTCCATACGATAAAGGCAAAGTAAGAGGATTCACAGGCTGGGTTAAATTCGCTTTAGATGCTAGAAGAAATTCTAAACTTAGAGAAAATATAAGGAGGCTCCTAGCCTATGGTAATTATTTTGGTGTAGGGAAATCTAGGGCAATAGGTTTTGGAGAAATAAGAGCATTCCCTAAGAATCAAAATTAA
- a CDS encoding mechanosensitive ion channel family protein, with product MIPIETFSISAALTNLENEFINAIPSIILFVITVLIGYVVAIIVSDIISRVLNNLSASYPGLKISTGLISGTVKILIILIALAIAFSLLNLGTANIYISYIVRYLPDLAGAILLLTLGVSLVNIFLDFVGRQMGQQDSFVNTILMVLRFGLYAVIITIAANLAIFYWIPTVSSYLFYDIIIGSIILLFSFTITGKAIDDISKSHPETSSVLGYARLILYAVFILIAVGVIIQPFGNVTAIIQTFAWGLAIAFAIIVIPLVYALAKKIVQ from the coding sequence ATGATACCTATAGAAACATTCTCTATATCTGCGGCATTAACTAACTTAGAAAACGAATTTATAAATGCTATACCATCTATAATACTATTTGTAATAACAGTTTTAATTGGATATGTGGTAGCGATAATAGTTTCTGACATAATAAGTAGAGTACTTAATAACTTATCAGCGTCTTACCCTGGACTAAAAATAAGTACGGGCTTAATATCTGGTACAGTAAAGATACTTATAATACTAATAGCATTAGCTATAGCCTTCTCTCTACTTAATCTGGGAACAGCTAATATTTATATTAGCTATATAGTTAGATATTTACCTGATCTAGCAGGTGCCATATTACTACTAACATTAGGTGTATCGTTAGTAAATATCTTTCTAGATTTTGTAGGTAGACAAATGGGTCAGCAAGATTCTTTCGTAAATACTATCCTAATGGTACTGAGGTTTGGTTTGTATGCAGTTATAATAACAATAGCTGCTAATTTAGCAATATTTTATTGGATACCCACTGTTAGTTCTTATCTATTCTATGATATTATTATAGGTTCAATAATTCTGCTTTTTAGTTTTACAATAACAGGAAAAGCTATAGATGACATTTCAAAATCTCATCCAGAAACTTCTAGTGTACTAGGATATGCTAGATTAATTCTCTATGCAGTGTTTATCTTAATAGCAGTAGGAGTAATCATTCAGCCATTTGGTAATGTTACAGCTATAATTCAGACGTTCGCATGGGGACTAGCAATAGCCTTTGCAATAATAGTAATTCCATTAGTATATGCCCTAGCAAAGAAAATAGTTCAATAA
- a CDS encoding type II toxin-antitoxin system VapC family toxin: protein MSEEKYLIDTDILFSKKYVKFRGKGIITIITLYELITIVRSRYLDMLKRGYKNRAEGYLRFLNIILNDIKNSVIGITEFDILNSINIIFERELSVGDAINVTIAKRSGMTIVSNDKDYERVKDLVNVIRT from the coding sequence TTGAGTGAAGAAAAATACTTAATTGATACTGATATTCTATTTTCCAAAAAATACGTAAAATTTAGAGGAAAGGGAATCATTACTATTATTACATTATACGAACTTATTACTATAGTCAGAAGTAGATATTTAGATATGCTGAAAAGGGGGTATAAAAATAGGGCAGAAGGATATTTGAGATTTTTAAATATAATACTAAACGATATTAAAAATTCTGTTATAGGAATTACTGAATTTGATATATTAAATTCTATCAACATTATTTTTGAAAGAGAACTTAGTGTAGGCGATGCAATAAACGTGACTATTGCTAAAAGAAGCGGAATGACAATTGTAAGTAACGATAAGGACTATGAAAGAGTTAAAGATTTAGTTAATGTGATAAGAACGTAA
- a CDS encoding VapB-type antitoxin, with translation MIGKIFVRKADEKGRVIMTEYKRKDVYIVDLGSGYFITDKKDIAEKVSENSANVFSNEFLRLVEEIGISENDINDILEKEITKKVHKIE, from the coding sequence ATGATAGGAAAAATTTTCGTACGAAAAGCAGATGAGAAAGGCAGAGTGATAATGACAGAATACAAAAGAAAAGACGTTTACATAGTTGATCTGGGTTCTGGTTACTTTATAACTGATAAAAAGGATATTGCAGAAAAAGTTTCAGAAAATTCGGCTAATGTTTTTAGTAATGAATTTTTAAGATTAGTAGAAGAAATTGGAATTTCAGAAAATGATATTAATGATATTCTTGAAAAGGAAATAACAAAAAAGGTACATAAAATTGAGTGA
- a CDS encoding ATP-binding protein translates to MSLIAQMNFQNPWWIDKNRIYDDEQIKKVLSLNPRFIISPLNDNLLIIGPRQVGKTTFIKTTIMNIIEKNTEPTKILFFSCDSLKDKDDLISLLSQYRSLINPDNGFVFLDEITFVKDWNIGLLHLFNGGYFKNSMVYVSGSTSVSLKKETLPGRPLNKVILYPLNFRMFFDIYFKKLNVNTSSILDVKKFYNDAIKLVPYLAELNRALLEYLKRGGFFATNYIKGDPLASFYETYKDAILSDLAKLRKEERIFREIIEKIIDSYGSRISENTIAKETSIGSHNTVSTYLDLAENLFILRIFRKMEGNKINNKSFKKIYFIDPFIYRVMKRYTKGLGTLEEKEIPHIIEGIVGEHLAREYERVGYTFFKGGKEIDFIVENLGVEVKWGRGDFRDLKIDKGYILTLDDIGINGEKAILPVSIFLYLLSSSKIFYTKI, encoded by the coding sequence ATGTCACTTATTGCTCAAATGAATTTTCAGAATCCTTGGTGGATAGATAAAAATAGAATTTATGATGATGAACAAATAAAGAAAGTTTTATCCCTAAATCCAAGATTCATAATATCTCCTTTAAATGACAATTTACTTATAATAGGACCTAGACAAGTTGGGAAAACTACATTCATAAAGACTACAATAATGAATATTATAGAGAAAAATACTGAACCTACTAAAATACTCTTTTTTTCATGTGATTCTTTAAAAGATAAAGATGATTTAATATCATTACTTTCTCAATACAGATCTTTAATTAATCCAGATAACGGTTTCGTTTTTCTAGACGAAATAACTTTTGTAAAAGATTGGAATATTGGGCTACTCCACTTATTTAATGGTGGATATTTTAAAAATTCCATGGTTTACGTGAGCGGATCCACTTCGGTTTCTTTGAAGAAAGAGACATTACCTGGAAGACCGTTAAATAAAGTTATATTATATCCATTAAATTTCAGAATGTTTTTCGATATATATTTCAAAAAACTTAATGTGAATACTTCATCTATCCTGGATGTAAAAAAATTTTATAATGACGCAATAAAGTTGGTTCCATATCTTGCAGAACTAAATAGAGCGTTATTAGAATATCTAAAGAGAGGAGGATTTTTTGCAACAAACTACATTAAAGGAGATCCTTTGGCTTCGTTTTATGAAACCTATAAGGATGCAATACTAAGCGATCTAGCAAAACTTAGAAAGGAAGAAAGAATATTTAGGGAAATAATTGAAAAAATAATCGATTCTTATGGTTCTAGAATATCGGAAAATACTATAGCTAAAGAAACATCAATAGGTTCTCATAATACTGTGTCTACATATCTTGATTTAGCTGAAAATCTTTTTATCTTAAGAATTTTTAGAAAAATGGAAGGAAATAAGATAAACAATAAATCATTTAAGAAGATATATTTCATAGATCCATTTATTTATAGAGTTATGAAGAGATATACAAAAGGTCTAGGTACTTTAGAAGAGAAAGAAATCCCTCACATTATAGAAGGTATAGTAGGAGAGCATTTAGCCAGAGAGTATGAAAGAGTTGGCTATACGTTTTTTAAAGGAGGAAAAGAAATAGATTTTATTGTAGAAAATTTAGGAGTAGAAGTAAAATGGGGAAGAGGCGATTTTAGAGATTTAAAAATAGATAAGGGATATATACTTACCTTAGACGATATAGGAATTAATGGAGAAAAGGCTATATTGCCTGTGTCAATATTTCTTTATTTATTATCATCAAGTAAGATATTCTATACTAAGATATAA
- a CDS encoding NAD(P)/FAD-dependent oxidoreductase, producing the protein MKIGIVGAGPAGLTLAKYLDADVYEREKELAVKPCSWVVLSTDEIKLRRDEILFKIRKYRIYLDYKLIHEVNSNEPFAYIIDKKKFLERLSDGVNVMFNSYAIIHKNKIIVNGKEITYDRIIDARGYQALPPSFTVPAIQYDTDFKTEEDTLNSYFFSDFVGYGWIFPGKYGAKIGIGGDTSFNVLLDRLNYLLKGKKLNYGVARISISGLKPYTRRVGESAGAVFPITGEGIRASIIHARLIGKHRKITSSRLYKIISIQTNIINNAKRSKKPGEEISRIFLGKK; encoded by the coding sequence ATGAAAATTGGAATTGTAGGCGCGGGGCCTGCAGGACTTACTCTAGCTAAATATTTAGACGCAGACGTCTATGAGAGAGAAAAAGAACTAGCAGTAAAACCATGCAGTTGGGTTGTACTTTCCACGGACGAAATAAAATTAAGAAGAGATGAAATTCTTTTTAAGATAAGGAAATATAGGATATATCTTGATTACAAATTAATCCATGAAGTTAATTCTAATGAACCTTTTGCTTATATTATAGATAAGAAGAAGTTCTTAGAAAGGTTGTCTGACGGAGTTAATGTCATGTTTAATTCATATGCTATTATTCATAAAAATAAGATAATTGTTAATGGAAAGGAAATTACATATGATAGAATAATAGACGCTAGAGGATATCAAGCTTTACCTCCTTCCTTTACAGTTCCTGCAATACAGTACGATACCGATTTTAAAACAGAAGAAGATACACTAAATTCATATTTCTTTTCAGATTTTGTAGGATACGGATGGATATTTCCTGGAAAATATGGCGCAAAAATAGGGATAGGAGGAGATACAAGTTTCAATGTACTCCTTGATAGACTTAATTATCTTTTAAAAGGTAAAAAATTAAATTATGGAGTAGCAAGAATTTCAATCTCAGGATTAAAACCTTATACAAGAAGGGTTGGAGAATCTGCGGGAGCGGTTTTTCCTATAACTGGAGAAGGAATTAGAGCGTCTATAATTCATGCTAGACTTATAGGTAAACATCGCAAAATAACTTCAAGCAGACTTTATAAAATTATTTCAATTCAGACAAATATAATAAATAATGCAAAAAGGAGCAAGAAGCCAGGAGAAGAGATTTCAAGGATTTTTTTAGGTAAAAAGTAA
- a CDS encoding glycine cleavage system protein H — protein sequence MNISGFEFPEDLLYDDEKHVWVKKEGEEIKVGITSLGQYMAGKIFQVSTKEEGEDVTPRSNIFSVESAKWIGKFRLPIKGKIVGINKEVIDNPGLINEKPYEAWIVKIKVEKFTENLKTLDEVIDKFKAEAEKVAR from the coding sequence ATGAATATATCTGGTTTCGAATTTCCCGAAGATTTGTTATATGACGATGAAAAACACGTATGGGTAAAGAAGGAGGGAGAAGAAATAAAGGTAGGAATAACGTCTCTTGGTCAGTATATGGCCGGCAAAATATTTCAAGTATCTACTAAAGAAGAGGGAGAAGATGTAACTCCTAGGAGTAATATATTTTCTGTAGAAAGCGCAAAATGGATAGGAAAATTCAGATTACCTATAAAAGGAAAAATAGTTGGAATAAATAAGGAAGTCATAGATAATCCTGGTCTTATTAATGAAAAACCTTATGAAGCATGGATAGTAAAAATAAAAGTTGAAAAATTCACTGAAAATCTAAAGACATTAGACGAAGTTATTGATAAATTTAAGGCTGAGGCCGAAAAAGTTGCAAGATAA
- a CDS encoding HAD family hydrolase, producing the protein MKYAVWLDGVILDINITDRLYELYKGKPIEIPYTMKINYDWNEFYNKLKGKIIILSPYNETLTKEILNIANITEPFIYNKGKTKPDKDPMVQLFSSFTLNPLDVVVIGSSPLDLLSARFYDSRVKVLCVNRQIDCSKYSPYLMNRNLEELYLSMRRLKLV; encoded by the coding sequence ATGAAATACGCTGTATGGCTAGACGGTGTTATTTTAGACATAAATATTACAGATAGGCTTTACGAATTGTATAAAGGAAAGCCAATAGAAATTCCTTACACTATGAAAATTAACTATGATTGGAACGAATTTTACAATAAGCTTAAGGGGAAAATAATCATTTTATCACCGTATAATGAGACTTTAACAAAAGAAATTCTAAACATAGCTAATATAACAGAACCTTTTATCTACAATAAAGGGAAAACAAAACCAGATAAGGATCCAATGGTACAGTTATTTTCTTCATTTACGTTAAATCCTTTAGACGTTGTTGTTATAGGTTCTTCACCTCTAGATTTACTTTCAGCTAGATTTTATGACTCTAGAGTAAAGGTACTCTGTGTAAATAGACAGATTGATTGCTCAAAATACTCTCCTTACCTAATGAATAGAAACCTTGAAGAGCTTTATCTATCCATGAGAAGACTAAAATTAGTTTAA
- a CDS encoding lipoate--protein ligase, with amino-acid sequence MQSFRFMIERGPQARLLAGEEALLDSVFSGESPVLRFVIFDPTAVLVGYHQSVEQEVNLDEVKRKGWEIGRRPTGGGTIIMGPNQLGWEIYANSSLLGSVEESIKIGARGVISTLKKLGINANYRPKNDVEVNGRKISGMGAFSIGNYICATGTILLDFNVDDMVSTLKLSSEKMRDKIIKDYRDRVTWINRESNPIDMSQLINISRESFEKELNVKLVDGNYTQKEVEEIESLYLKYSSPEWIYNTRPSLTGDIKYAEAKFPGGLIKVQIKLRGKIIESVLITGDFFVEPRRAIYDLEARLKWSKVEDIEKEINDWYKEVKIIGISSQDLIKVIEEALK; translated from the coding sequence ATGCAAAGTTTTAGATTTATGATAGAAAGGGGACCTCAAGCTAGATTGTTAGCAGGTGAGGAGGCTCTACTAGATTCCGTATTCTCTGGAGAATCTCCAGTTCTTAGATTCGTTATATTTGATCCTACAGCAGTTCTCGTAGGATATCATCAATCCGTTGAACAGGAAGTCAATTTAGACGAGGTTAAAAGGAAGGGTTGGGAAATAGGTAGAAGACCTACTGGAGGAGGCACAATAATTATGGGTCCCAATCAATTAGGCTGGGAAATTTACGCAAATTCTTCCCTCTTAGGGAGTGTGGAAGAATCAATAAAGATTGGAGCACGTGGAGTTATTTCAACTCTAAAAAAACTTGGTATTAATGCCAATTATAGGCCTAAGAACGATGTGGAAGTAAATGGAAGAAAAATCTCTGGAATGGGAGCATTTTCTATAGGAAATTACATTTGTGCTACTGGAACTATACTCCTAGATTTCAACGTTGATGATATGGTCTCAACTCTAAAACTCAGTTCAGAAAAAATGAGAGATAAAATAATTAAAGACTATAGAGATAGAGTAACGTGGATTAATAGGGAATCAAATCCAATAGATATGTCTCAATTAATTAATATTTCAAGAGAATCTTTTGAAAAAGAATTAAATGTAAAACTTGTAGACGGTAATTACACTCAAAAGGAAGTAGAGGAAATAGAATCTCTATATCTTAAATACTCTTCTCCTGAATGGATTTATAATACTAGACCTTCATTAACTGGAGATATAAAATACGCAGAAGCTAAGTTTCCTGGAGGTCTAATAAAAGTTCAGATTAAGCTAAGAGGTAAAATTATAGAGTCTGTTCTAATAACTGGAGATTTCTTTGTAGAACCTAGGAGAGCTATCTATGATCTTGAAGCCAGATTAAAATGGTCTAAGGTAGAAGATATTGAAAAAGAAATTAAT